DNA sequence from the Trypanosoma brucei gambiense DAL972 chromosome 9, complete sequence genome:
aacgaTCCACCCTTCGGCTCTGCGGTTACGAATGAGTGTTTATACCGCGTAATACCTTTATTGTCTCaatccttttctctcttttcttttttatgttCCCCGAGGCTTCCTTCCCTCTTACGTCTCCTTTGGTGTGAGTACTGAAGTTACCTCAACAAGTGGCAAAACTGACACCACTACCCTCGATTGTGGAAAGCAAGTGAGTGCataaaagagaggggaaagaatgCGCAAAGAAgagtaacagaaaaaaaaagaacgaaggcATAAGCTTACAGCGGGGGAAGCcatcaaacacaaaagaacaaaatatAACTAAACACCGGACACCAGCCTTTACCCGGAAGCCCCCTGCTTCACAACACGCATGCGCGCTCATGCAAGCAAAGAGAACACGAACGTTACCCGCGAAATAACCTTAAATAACATATCACTTAGAACTTTTTAAGTGAACGCCGTTGCTTTGAAGCCTCAAACATTGACTTGTGAGCACGACCCTTTTCGAGGAACCTTTCTGCATTCCGCGTCCACCGCTTGCTTACCTGAAACTGATAGAAATCCGAATAACACGGGTTTTTCCGCTTTCGGCGATGCATTGGCCGGTCGGAGGCTTCATGAAGATGTTCCTCCTGACTTCGTAGCTTGTCATCCTCAGCACCAAAAGTCGAAACTAACTGTGTTGGATCCACATCAGCGCCTTGCGTCATTTGGCGTACAACCTCGCTCACATTACGCGGGACAACATAGCGGAATCCGTCCTTATCACCTCCGCGCTTGTTGATTTCCTTCAACTCTCGTAGTCGCTTAGCTGCAGCACGCCTTAGTTGACATTCCCTCTTACTGAGATCCTTAAAATATGAATGGGCCTTTTGCAGAAGTCCATCCGCTTCCACAATCTCACTGCGCTTCTGCTGCGCGTAATCATcgaggaaaggaagatgtGGAGAGTTAAACCCACCGCCTCCGGGTGCATCAGCGCTAGTTGAATCACGCTTACCGTCCTCACCACCAATAACCCTTTGAAGGAGTTGTTTGTCTATTTCTTCTTGCGATGGTGGCGGCAATTCAAATGGGACGCTGATATCTCTCAGtctttccaccttttttttgtttggtaaGGCAACCGCCacctttttatctttcttttggcCTGCTTTTTCCTTAACGGGCTTTCGCTCTGATTTTTTTGTGGAACCCTTGACGggtttccttcccttttcagtCAAAATCGCCTTCTTGCCCCCTTTCCCGTGGGCACGTTCCGAcgcttgtttccttttcttgtcaTTTATTCTCAACCTTTTGTTATGgcgcctttcctcttccgcgGCAGCCTCCCGTTTCTTCGCTAAGGTCTTCATCCttttaatatatttcttaTTTGGTTCCAACGGTTGCAAAAGTTGTATGGGACTCGCACCAGCTGAGCCGCTACGCTTCGCTGCCATCGTGAACTAATGTTTTAATAAACTGAAAACAATACGCCGCCAACCACCGTGTACCACTCCCAGTATGGAAAGAACTTGAAACAAGCCGTCAAGGCAGTGCGTGGCCGTGTGAGAGGGTGGATGTAACAACGTGTTGACGcaagaattttaaaaaaaaaaaagagagcgcCACACCCGCATGACACGAATGATCagatgaagaaaaatagagaaaaaggtgaagaaaaacaaacatacagTATAACTCACATATAGAGATGATTACATATATAGATACATATATAGACATAGGTAGATACAGTTTTAAATGGTGATTTGTATAgcaatatttgtatatagtTGCGTACAAAGCACAACATATGACAGTCGTGGGTGCACACACGTCAGTACTTTATTCAATCAGTTTTTAGTCACTATCACTGTTGAACATCACGCAATCAAGCAAGTACGCATaagcacacatatatatatgcattatTAGTGggggaatataaatatatgtataaatatatgtatttatgtttcctttcctttccttcctttctttttttctttgtttgttttttcctctttccttttcttctgtttctttctcaatatatatatatatatatatatgtgtgtgtgtgtgtaatcAAATGCGTGTAAAAGTTAtttcaaacacacacataccgGTGCATGTGTCCGTATCATACCTCATTTAGTTCGCACCTCCCACCCTCGCTCATAGCgacagaaagaaagtgaaaaaaaaaaatgagaatgtatgaataaaaaagggaaagggaaagggaaagcaacaacagaaacataaaaaagggggaaaaaagaagtacatATAAAAACATACGCGCAGATTTTACGCCATCGGTGAGGTGGAAATTAAATTTTTGCAGGTTCCTTCCTGTCCCTTCTGaggtaactgcatgagagtgtATTTGTCTTCTTTCTTTGAATATCAGAAGGAGattgtaataataattataaaaaCATCagtcaataacaataatggtaatagtaGTAATTCGAAAGTATTTTAACatacgaaacaaaacacaaaagtaaaaaagtaaaaaaaaaagaccgaATATTGCAAACATTGCGTAAAGTCATGCGCGCACGATCATTTTAAAtacctcttcccttcttcgTTTATGCTTTTCGtcaatctcttttttttttattccattctttttatttcccacCTCCGCTTTCGTCCCCttatttgatttttttttttgcgtttctaCTTTTTATAATTGCTCTACCTACGTccccctttacttttttagttatatttgttgttgcctttAGCGTAAATTTGTTGCTTCTggttgaaaaggaaagggtaAAACTTAGCCCcacttttaaaaatatttttgttcttgttctcGTTGTTCTACTGCCTTCGTATTCATTCATGCattcgtttatttatttatttaaatatttaataatatatctttccttttcttttatatttgCCCAAGATTAAAAACACGACACATCTACCCGCACTTCTACACATGCCTCCTCCTCAAATCCGTACAAATTAGGGAGAAATTGTGTgcgtaaatatatatatatatattacattaataataataataccgTGATTTAAGTAATGACAATACTgagaataattttttttgtttttacgcGTACGAATCCGCTGTTGTGTGTaacaatttatttatttattatctCTCGTATCTCCTCTCACCTCACGATTCCCcgataaaaagaagtgacTAGCgtctccttttttaaaaaaaaaaaatttgtacTTGTGTGCCTTGCTGTCTTTCTTTCGTGTTTCgttttcaattttttgttgttgttgttgttgttgttgttgttttcgcttcGGTTGGGTTCCtctcatttattatttactgattttttttgtttccttttcgaaACTTGAACACtccgtctttttcttttctttttttttcttccatttcaaTAGAAAAAGTTTCAAAAGGTCGaatatataattaaacaTTAAAACATTCATTTGAATATATCATTTCGACACGACACAAATTTATTTCCACTTTGTTACCAAACTCACCTTCATTGTAATCCACAacttccacttctttttaCACCTTTAACTCACTTATCATTCAatttttcgctttcttttttccccttcgcccattatttattttttaaaaataaaataatcaCTGAATTGACACCGACTGTTTGTCATTTCACTGCtgtgtttttgcttcttttttttcttttcttttttaaaaaaagaacctCGTTTTTGTTGATTTTTAGCCATTGCGTTTCCGTTCACATACAtccatttatatatatattatttatttatttattttcgtaGAAAAAGATGACGAAGAGTAAAATAGAGCAATTGAGGGGACGAGGGTCGAGGGACGGTAAAGCCAGACACGatgaataaacaaacaaacaagcacaaaAACTAATATAACGAATAAAGCGAaccgaaaacaaacaaaaattgaagaaaaacaaagaaaagcaacgacaacaactgGAATGATGATGCAACGAAGGCAAGTCACGATATACTTCAAACTgggaaaaagtagaaaaacgTGTTAAACCAACAGGATGAAGGTAAAAGTGAACGggtaggaaagagaaagatttttttaaaaaaaaaaagacaagaacGAAGGAGATGAATAAACCATAAACAAACCgcaaataaaagggagtGTTGCTGAAGAacggcaagaaaaaaaaaagagagataaaaagcaaaaagattGAACGAGGTAAGGGTAAAATAGAGAAAATCAACAACGGTGGGTGTATACAGGCACACTGAAAAAAGGttgagggaggaaagaaatcgCAAACGCAACAGTAAAAAATCGCGATAAAGttaaacaaaggaaagaacaacaacaaaggtcACAGAGAAAGCGACAGagcatggaaaaaaaaaacaacaacaaaaagaaaaataaaataataataataataaaaagcaagACTGATCGCACAGTGCCCTTCTACATTACCTACGACAGCTCGAATGTATCCCCTGCGTACATGATGCTGAGTTGAAGTTTATTATACATTAGTTCTTCTGTTGGGTACGGTGGCATCTTCAAATAGCGGAAACACGTATTGACGGATGGAAGGGGCCAatctattcccacagctttAGTTCCGTTGCCCGTCCGTGAGATCCGCCGTGACCGATCACCGCCTTTTCGCCCGCCGTTAGAACCGTCTTTGCCATTGCCTTCCGTATGGGAGGCATCAGGTAATGTCGGCATATGGGTACTTTGCACAACTGTAATGGCACCAAGTGCACTGATGCCGCCATGCGGAAGGCGCGGGCAGCCCGtacagaagagaagaaatgctCGTTGCTCACGGGGGCCAAAGCGCTTCGCGAGAATATTCTGCAGCATTGTTATCTGTGGGGACTCGCTGTTATAACCATGATCGGGGACGATGATGGATTTGATCTCTGCAGCTGTCCAGAGGGGTTCGGAATCCCTGATGCGATTGCCACACAACAACGACATCGCCTCGCTGGCATCAAGTGCTGCTAGCGCCTCGCAAGGGACCACATCACGGAAACCATATGTAATGAAGCGGATGGGCATAACGACTGACTCATACAAGAGAGCGCTGGCAGCTCGTCTAATGTAAGCGGATACATTCGTCAAGTTTACGCATGTGCTCTGTCCCTTGTCTATCATCTCGAATCTATCGTCACCGGGCATTGTGAAGGGTAAATCAAGGGATGATAACTCTTTCGAACTCATTGAAAGCAATGAACGTAAGCTGGAAGCCACTTGCTTATCCATCATCTCCACTTCTTCGATGCCAAGTGACATGAAGTCGATGGGTCGCTCCGGCTCCCACGGctgctcctccttttccgtgCAGCGAAGCACTATACGTGATGGTGGAATTCCACGGCAAAGAAACAGCGCCAATGCAGGACTGATATCCAAAGGAAAGACAACTGCATCGGTGAATGCCCGACCCAGTACGGTGCCAACGAGATAATACAACTGGGCGCGCTCTTCATCCACCTCGAAAAAATCATTCATACAGAGAAACCTTTCCGTCAACGCTTTAGTGTCACGACAGGAAGACAGCGATAGATCTGTTGAAAAACGTTGCAGTACTTTGGGGACGGAGCTACACGGAAAAAGTCCCTCAGGGCGGGACTCCACCCTCTGCTCATCGTCAAATGTCCTGCTGTTACTCTTCGACCTTAATTGCCGGTTTCCACAACTGTCACCACTTTCATgtgttgttgatgagcgtGAAGAGTTATTCCATAGCCGCAGCCGACACTTGGTGAGCTCCCTTGCAATGAGGGTGTAGAAGTGTGCCGTCGGTCCCTGGCCTATCCCGACCTCACCCTTGAACTGAATCGATATAGGCGCACGGCATTCCGCCCCTTTTCTGAGAACCATGTAGGCTCCATGAAGCAAATCATTGCGACTGACAACATACTTGTGGTTTTCATACTTGGACCACTCTGACGGATACACCTTGTACATACGATACCTCCGACTCCCCATTGAGCTTCTTATATTCGCATGAAGCGCGCGGCGAGCACCATACGCAAGAAAACGTACGACATCCTCCCGAACGGATGGGGGAACAAGAAACTTTGCCTCCGTCAAAATGAAGTCAACCCAGCGTGGAACAGCGATACGTGGTGGCAGAAGCGCTATACGAAGCGCCGATGCCGCTACGGATTTAACAAGCTGAGTTGTCAGAATGGCGCTTACAAAAACGTCGGGGTTGATAGGGATCGTATTCGCCACCATTAATGGTTGAAGTATTTTGTGAAGAAGGATGAGAAGAAGAACATCCGGACTCTGCGAAAGATGTGACGGCTTACGCACCAATTTCGACGGGTAGGCAGTGTTCAGCTCTTCCCTCGACCGCAGGCCACAACAGCAGTGTGTGTGAGCGTCGCTTTCAAAATGATGAAATCGGTTCAGCTGCCAGCTCGTTATATGCTCCTTGTCCTCAGTTGCTGACGGCGGTACTTCCCCATTCACAATGTCCCCACGCAACAGAAGGAGTGTTTTGGATAAGCCCTTTTCTCCACCACCCAAGTTCAAAGGTTCTCCGTGACTCTCTGGGGTCACAAGACAGCTCTCCAGCTGACCCACAACATCCACTAGACCCAAATTCAACGCCCGCTGCATTATGTTTCCCATGAGAGTTTCCTGATAAGCACAACGTCCCGTGGGTGACGTATACAAAACATACCGATCTTCCATGGCATCGTGCAACATACGCTCCAACCTGCTTGGTTCCTCCAGGTCCACAggcgtttttttgttgtgggCATCAAGTTCGTCTAGAGATTCGATCGTCTCCCGCTGCGCGATGAAGCCGTCGATCAGTCGCTGCAACTCCTGCCGGAGCTCAACATAACTcatcgtttccttttttcgcGACAAAACCAGTTGCACTCGTTCCAGAAACACCTCAGCAGCGAGAGTCGATTGCGGACAAGGAGCAACTTCGGTACCCTTGGTGGAGTTAGAGTCTGTGCGGAATGTCCGCTCAATATCCCCAATGCTGGAAAACAAATGTGCACTAATAGCAACGTTCACACGTGACTTTGGCTGTACTACTGTGTCAGGGGCCCCCGCTGCAACACCATTAAAAGATGAGGAGCGACGACCCGTAGCACCGCCATCACGCGAAGTGATAAAATGGCTATGGCAACTAACACAGAGAAAATAGTTACACACATTACAACCGAACCCCGTCTCCAGTTGCTCTTCACATGACTCGCAGGAACGTTTCGGTGCGATCACCTCCAGTGAAAGCAACAAATGACCATTTGGACAAGACTCACGTACCGTTAGTTTCGAACCGCGCTGCGACACTGCACGTTGGGAGGGCGTGGAACTAGGAATATCCCCGGATTTGAGGCTGCTGCAGGGTTGATTCCTTCCCCGATCGTGGCTAACACCACGGCGGCAAGGATTTCCCGAACTGGATGGGTAAACTGTCTTGCGACACAGAGATACATCCTGCGATAGCTGCGAAACTGCACTCATGGCTTTGGTCAGCGGCACACAAGTCACACGCTGCGATGTCATCAGCGATTCAACAAAGGGCAAGTTGCTGATAAGACAAAGGGCAGAAACTAAATTTTCGATTAACGCCTCCACACCACGTGGATACTCGGCCATTAATTGTAAGAAACATTTGAGACGATCTTTCTGGCAGAGCCGTTTAAGTTGATCAGCGATACGCACACCCCCAAAAGTTGCTGGGTCGGTTCCTGTGTCAACCGTAAGGCCCGGGACAACTCCCTCACTTACCAACGCACCGGAAGATTCAGCAGCGCAAGTCGCCCCTATTTCCTCATTTGTATCATACTCGCCTCCTCCAGTGTTCGACATTAATAGATAGCCCAACACCGCATCCGCAATACCCATTTTAGATATCTCAAATGCTGTTATATTTCCCGACGTTTTCTCCATAACCCTCAGCACTTGTGCCACTACCTTCTGGTGCGTTCCAAATACCATAGTTTGCTTTCTCAGTTCTTGCACTGACTCCCAAAGGGCTGTAACACAACCTACATGAGACCGGGCCGAAGGGGGAACTGAGTTTTCACTCATCTCTTTCTCCACAGTTGACAGTATCGCACGAACCATCGCCATTAAGTGCATCGTTCGGTTCTCGGGTCCCTCCAGCTTGACTTTTGGTACCATCCGACGAATTTTACCATCATGATCATCTGCCTGTCGATCATCCAGCCTTTTGCATTTCGAATTGGCCAAATTTTCCAACTGCTTCACTAAGCCGCATCTATAAGCCGTCTCTGCCGCTTTCCACTCTGATGACCCTGGGTGGCGAAGAAGCCACACCATCATCGTGAGAGCCACGGATTTCGTTGCCTTGTCAGCCGAAATGAGTGCGGTGCGAAGCATGTCACACAACGGACGCATTGTCTTGCGCAACAGTTCCGTAAGTTGCTGGGGTTTCTTGGCCAATATCGCTGCCTGAAGCAGAGCCGCGCAGGCACACACGCCCAGTTGCATAGCCATTGATCCCGACGCCCAGGTTGCATATTTGCATAGACTCTCAAGATACATCTCCGCGATCTTCATGGATGCGGCTGGAACTGGCGCGCTGTTGTTGAGAACATAGTAACGACACAACTCCGACTCACGCCTGTTTACTAGTTTGTCCATACCAGAAGAAATTGGCACTCCTATATTTTCTTCTGCAGAGTTTGCTATGTATTCAACAACACCCGTGACATCCTTCGCTGCTTTCACAGATCGTATATCTGCTTCATTCATCACATGAAAGACAAAGGGGACGAATTTGCGTGAAATATTGAGCTCAGCACCTCCAAATCCGCTGCAGATCTTCATTGTTGCAAGATTCGCAGTTAGTATCTTTGAGTGTATCCTAAGCGTCACCTCTTTTGTACGACGAGCCAAGCAAGTTTCCAGCGTCACACAAGCCTCCTCCGGTATGGGACTGTTATGCCGCATTTCATCTTCCCACATCCATTTGTGCACAGGAAGAACTACTTTGGGCTTTGGCCCAAAAGCCTCACTGGGAAGTGGGGGGGATGCCAAAATAAAGTGACGTATGGCAGCAATGGAAACAATATGATTTTTATCGCGCCGATGTGCGGCCCGTGATATGCCACCAACAGGAAAAGGGTCGGACAGAAGCATTGTAATGCTCGGGTCTGAGTCATCGAGTACAATTCCATAAAAAGCCCGCGCTTCCTTGGAAAGAAGCATATCACTCACATTAACCCAATCTGCCGTAAGGATAATGTCTATCATCGTTTCCGAGAAGAGAAGACGCTCAGAGCGCACGGAAGGGTCAAGTGCGACGTTACCATCGTTTAACAAAAGAAGTCGGTAAAGACATCGGCAGAGCTCCGATGTTATCATTCTCTGCGCAGATGAAAGGCGGTTGAAGAGCACAGCCCGTCGTATGAGCATGCCGAGACACTGCAATGCCAACTCCAACAACGACCATGAGTCTGGCGATGATTCAAGACTTGACGCATACTGCTGAATCATACCTTGCAAGAACGGCACAAGAATGTGGTCCGTAGTTACTACAGATGGCTTGACGCAAGGTttattttcctgttgttCATCTTTAAGGGACTTGCAGCAGGAGAATAAGGATACTACACTGCTGAAgaatttcctcttcctcgttTCTGACGGTAGTACAACCTTGGAGCAAACGGCTAAGAGAACGTCGAGAGCCTGTCGCGTAAGTAGGGCGTTCTCATACTGTGCAGTCTTGGTGACATCTCTTAAGCCAAGGTGTACTAAGGAAACGCTACTTTCATCCAGCGTGACGAACCGAATAAGCCGGAGGACCTCCTCCATCAGCATGACGCGATCCAAGTTGCTGAAGCGCATCTCCCGACTATGAACACGTGCAAGAACTTCCGTTGCTATACGTACAAGGCGCTTGTGGTATGGATGCACTCCACAATACGAAGTGGGGACATGTTCCATTATGAGTGAAAGTGCGCGAAAGATCATCGTCAAGGCATCGCCAGCCCTAAAAAAGCGCTCACTCTCCGCCATGTGTACTAAAGTCGGCACCACCCTCATTGAATCAAATCCACGTAAATAAACCTCTACACCCATTACGAGAGACATGCACATGTCCTCCAGTGCACCAACCACTCTCTCAGGGTCTTTGCTCAGATGTTGAACCGCCTTAATTTGCTGCTTGGAGTCCACCACTAGCTGTCTTGACATCGTTCCGCCAACTGAtaataaatttttaaaaaatcacAATCACCACTGCTTTGATAATAttcacaacagcaacaacaacagtagcagGGTGAAAATATGCACCACGAACAAACGATCGAACACGCCCCAAAACTATAATACGAGTTGTATCAAACAGAAGGGAAGTCGAATCTTgtagggagaagaaaaatagaatcgaatgtatatataaatcaatatatatatatatataatgataAAAGATAGATAGATACTTGAGGTAAGTATAATTATACCTATCTATATCtaaaatatatgaatatatatttagAGATATAtattctctttgttgttactACAGTAGTTTGTGAAAAAAGGGTACGGTAATACAAGTATAGATGTTTAAAATGTCAATttaagaggaaaaaaaagaaaaggaagcgcGAGGTACGTTAGAATATGAAATAAGAAATATGTGGATATTTAAGCAATGAGCGACACATTGTTACTTTAattatttcaaaaaaaaaaaagcttattattagtattattttcAAAGGACCCAGAGGAAATgtccacatatatatatttatttattcataaTTCCCCCTTACCGAccttaataataataataatcatatgCATCATGAACATGCGCATCACCtccaaaataaaattatatatatatatatatatttgaaagTTTTATTAATAGTGTTTGACCACCAGCGACGTTTTTCCACTAAAAAGAGGTGACTGTaggattctttttttttttcgttccatTTTATTGAAAACCTTACACCTTTGCCTTCAAGATGTGCTACTGCTACCATTTAAGTGTTgggcaagcaaaaaaaaaaaagaactaatGACGatggagggaaaagatgagaaaaaaagaaagaaagaaagaaagaaagaaagaaacagcaaaaaaaaaataataataataattagaTATAGAGAATGCATTTAGGAACGTTTTGATAGTAAAATGCACAGCTGAAGTAGTTAACAGAAAAATGTAGCCATGCATCAAACCACCCGGTTGATAAATGGATATCGCAAAAGTCcagtctttttcttttcctttttcattgtagatatatattttttcttatatgaataaatataaatatatactttatgtttatatttatacttatatttatatatttcactGCCGCTACAACCACACTTTttaagagcaaaaaaaaaaaaaaatctcacAGTCATTTCTTTATCTCCTCCCTCGCTTCCTCACTCACATGCTTCATCATTCCTCGTGTCATTATTGTTAccaccttttcttcttcgtttCCTCCCTCTTATCACTTGTCGACATTTCAACCAATTAATGAAAGCACATGCGCACATAGGGAagtaaaaattttaaaaaacaataatttttttttaaaaaaaggagcaaaacacaaataagGGCTAacgagagaagaaaataaatgaagatGACGGCAGTTCCTTTCGTTAATGTATGGAACATACCTcaacaatagcaataatGAACACATGAATGAATGAGCAAAAGGGGTTCGGCACCCCAGCGTGGAGAGCGACAAGTAACAATTTCGAATAGAGGtgagcaaaggaaaaaaaaaagggaaaacgggGAAGAATGAGACGGTAaagcacaaataataaatgaaaacaGCATCGGAAGCAACAACACCGAGTAGAAAACactataaaataaaacacaaaatgataAGCATGTCGTTGGTTTTACAATTGAAGTCAAACCATAAAATGTGCATGTGTTCGTCAGTGAAAACCCCCGCACATGCGACCCGCACCCTTTTATATGCCCACCATCCCTCACAGAAACCGACATGAATAAAGGCGGTACGAATAGAAAGAgtaaggaagagagaaatatgaaaagcaagtaagaggggagggaaaaggcaGTAAACCGCGGCGAAACTTCTGAGgaataacaaaaagtaaaccaAACGTGTCCAATTCGCTCATCTCTTCCTCTCACTctctttattctttttttttttcttctcacggTTGTATGACATGAGTCTCTAGACATGATACAAAAGAGGGCAAACTGTGGGCAGTAAAGAAGAGAGGGGACGACACTCATCAGGTTGTCAAGCAAAGGACCGTTAgcaatttccttcccttttccttttttccctttttcccttttgtggGTGTACACCTACAATACcggacaaaacaaaagaaaacaaaaacagcacgTGCAAGAACACGAGCTCTACAATATATGAAATACCATTACCAGCAATGGTTCCTCatcatatcatatcatatcatatcTTCTCTTCTTATCCCATACCATCtcatattttcctttcttctttcacttTGCCAACACACCTCAGTATCACAACATGCGCCAAcgtccctcccctcccctccttttcttcctctcaccattcttctttttttttttccattattACCTAATCGTCATCAATCAAATGGTCACTGATGGGTTGGCCCTGCGTCAATAGAGGCGAGAGCTTCTCCCATGACTGCTTCAGACGCCCCGCGTATTTGATCTGCAGGTCAGCAAACATCTTTAGAATTGTTTTGATGTCATATTGCTTGTCACGATGGAAGCGATGAATTTCTTCCTTGAAAATCGCCTCGCCATCCGTCAACTCCTGTCGCGCCCTTTCCAATAACTGTTCTTGTTCACTGATTTCATTCTCCAGTTTTGCGCGGCGTGCTGCCTGCCCAACCTGATCCAACACTTTATCCCTCTGCGCCCTGAGACCTTCTAACTGGCGTGCGAGGGCCTCCACATGATGTGCGCTTTGCAGCAAATGTTTTAGTGTTGCACGGACGGAGCCACACATGCCGTGGTAGTAGCTGAGTGTTTCGActacttgttttgtttcatcaTTAGCATGCTCCACATATAGAGTAGAAAGTTGGTCATTGTGCTGGCCAACAGCCGAGAGCACACGAGTGAGTGATGATTGACCAACCATCCCGTCCACCTCCGCCACTTTTTCAAAAGCAACACCAAATTCATGCAGGGAGTTGCTGGTATTCCTACGCCGGTCGACGAGGACTTGCACCTGCTCCCTCAATACCTTCATACTCTCGTCCAGTTGTTTAATATACCTTCGCGTTCCCTCCCATGCAGTCATATCAACGGCACCGTTATTGACAGCTTGCGAATATGC
Encoded proteins:
- a CDS encoding T. brucei spp.-specific protein, whose protein sequence is MSVVPSLLYCPQFALFCIMSRDSCHTTVRRKKKRIKRVRGRDERIGHVWFTFCYSSEVSPRFTAFSLPSYLLFIFLSSLLFLFVPPLFMSVSVRDGGHIKGCGSHVRGFSLTNTCTFYGLTSIVKPTTCLSFCVLFYSVFYSVLLLPMLFSFIICALPSHSSPFSLFFFLCSPLFEIVTCRSPRWGAEPLLLIHSCVHYCYC
- a CDS encoding phosphoinositide-binding protein, putative, yielding MSENVFEFRVLEPEERKGGGALDLAYWMYRIRTSTTLPMYPRKEMEVVRRYNDFVWFRTQLCEAYPYCIIPPIPEKEVHGTFNKIVGSASQSATRTRDYRQRALKKFLTRVGAHPRLRTAQLLQEFLEMDETEWERRMQAPVAGAGRSLRNSIGDSVGQVLSRTWNDAQTLEDAGAAYSQAVNNGAVDMTAWEGTRRYIKQLDESMKVLREQVQVLVDRRRNTSNSLHEFGVAFEKVAEVDGMVGQSSLTRVLSAVGQHNDQLSTLYVEHANDETKQVVETLSYYHGMCGSVRATLKHLLQSAHHVEALARQLEGLRAQRDKVLDQVGQAARRAKLENEISEQEQLLERARQELTDGEAIFKEEIHRFHRDKQYDIKTILKMFADLQIKYAGRLKQSWEKLSPLLTQGQPISDHLIDDD
- a CDS encoding ubiquitin-protein ligase, putative gives rise to the protein MSRQLVVDSKQQIKAVQHLSKDPERVVGALEDMCMSLVMGVEVYLRGFDSMRVVPTLVHMAESERFFRAGDALTMIFRALSLIMEHVPTSYCGVHPYHKRLVRIATEVLARVHSREMRFSNLDRVMLMEEVLRLIRFVTLDESSVSLVHLGLRDVTKTAQYENALLTRQALDVLLAVCSKVVLPSETRKRKFFSSVVSLFSCCKSLKDEQQENKPCVKPSVVTTDHILVPFLQGMIQQYASSLESSPDSWSLLELALQCLGMLIRRAVLFNRLSSAQRMITSELCRCLYRLLLLNDGNVALDPSVRSERLLFSETMIDIILTADWVNVSDMLLSKEARAFYGIVLDDSDPSITMLLSDPFPVGGISRAAHRRDKNHIVSIAAIRHFILASPPLPSEAFGPKPKVVLPVHKWMWEDEMRHNSPIPEEACVTLETCLARRTKEVTLRIHSKILTANLATMKICSGFGGAELNISRKFVPFVFHVMNEADIRSVKAAKDVTGVVEYIANSAEENIGVPISSGMDKLVNRRESELCRYYVLNNSAPVPAASMKIAEMYLESLCKYATWASGSMAMQLGVCACAALLQAAILAKKPQQLTELLRKTMRPLCDMLRTALISADKATKSVALTMMVWLLRHPGSSEWKAAETAYRCGLVKQLENLANSKCKRLDDRQADDHDGKIRRMVPKVKLEGPENRTMHLMAMVRAILSTVEKEMSENSVPPSARSHVGCVTALWESVQELRKQTMVFGTHQKVVAQVLRVMEKTSGNITAFEISKMGIADAVLGYLLMSNTGGGEYDTNEEIGATCAAESSGALVSEGVVPGLTVDTGTDPATFGGVRIADQLKRLCQKDRLKCFLQLMAEYPRGVEALIENLVSALCLISNLPFVESLMTSQRVTCVPLTKAMSAVSQLSQDVSLCRKTVYPSSSGNPCRRGVSHDRGRNQPCSSLKSGDIPSSTPSQRAVSQRGSKLTVRESCPNGHLLLSLEVIAPKRSCESCEEQLETGFGCNVCNYFLCVSCHSHFITSRDGGATGRRSSSFNGVAAGAPDTVVQPKSRVNVAISAHLFSSIGDIERTFRTDSNSTKGTEVAPCPQSTLAAEVFLERVQLVLSRKKETMSYVELRQELQRLIDGFIAQRETIESLDELDAHNKKTPVDLEEPSRLERMLHDAMEDRYVLYTSPTGRCAYQETLMGNIMQRALNLGLVDVVGQLESCLVTPESHGEPLNLGGGEKGLSKTLLLLRGDIVNGEVPPSATEDKEHITSWQLNRFHHFESDAHTHCCCGLRSREELNTAYPSKLVRKPSHLSQSPDVLLLILLHKILQPLMVANTIPINPDVFVSAILTTQLVKSVAASALRIALLPPRIAVPRWVDFILTEAKFLVPPSVREDVVRFLAYGARRALHANIRSSMGSRRYRMYKVYPSEWSKYENHKYVVSRNDLLHGAYMVLRKGAECRAPISIQFKGEVGIGQGPTAHFYTLIARELTKCRLRLWNNSSRSSTTHESGDSCGNRQLRSKSNSRTFDDEQRVESRPEGLFPCSSVPKVLQRFSTDLSLSSCRDTKALTERFLCMNDFFEVDEERAQLYYLVGTVLGRAFTDAVVFPLDISPALALFLCRGIPPSRIVLRCTEKEEQPWEPERPIDFMSLGIEEVEMMDKQVASSLRSLLSMSSKELSSLDLPFTMPGDDRFEMIDKGQSTCVNLTNVSAYIRRAASALLYESVVMPIRFITYGFRDVVPCEALAALDASEAMSLLCGNRIRDSEPLWTAAEIKSIIVPDHGYNSESPQITMLQNILAKRFGPREQRAFLLFCTGCPRLPHGGISALGAITVVQSTHMPTLPDASHTEGNGKDGSNGGRKGGDRSRRISRTGNGTKAVGIDWPLPSVNTCFRYLKMPPYPTEELMYNKLQLSIMYAGDTFELS